A DNA window from Pristis pectinata isolate sPriPec2 chromosome 29, sPriPec2.1.pri, whole genome shotgun sequence contains the following coding sequences:
- the tmem127 gene encoding transmembrane protein 127 has translation MYGPSGSGLSGARRRPGGALPKHTERSLASAVPGALSVTALCTALAEPAWLRAHGGVCPRQELGVADVLGHLDSALLEEYCMNSQTVLLLRVIGAFCFLGILCSLSAFLLDVFGPKHPALKITRRYAFAHILTVLQCATVIGFCYWASELILALQQQHKKYHGSRVYVTFAVSFYLVAGAGGASILATAANLLRHYPTEEEEQALELLSEMEENEPYPVEYEIVNQFQPPPAYTP, from the exons ATGTACGGACCGTCGGGATCGGGTCTGTCGGGGGCGCGCAGGCGGCCCGGGGGCGCGCTCCCCAAGCACACGGAGCGGAGCCTGGCGTCGGCGGTACCGGGCGCGCTGTCGGTGACCGCCCTGTGCACGGCGCTGGCCGAGCCCGCCTGGCTGCGCGCTCACGGCGGCGTGTGCCCGCGGCAGGAGCTCGGCGTCGCCGATGTTTTGGGACACTTGGACTCGGCTCTGCTGGAAG AATATTGTATGAACTCTCAGACTGTGCTGCTACTGCGGGTTATTGGTGCCTTCTGTTTCCTGGGGATTCTTTGCAGTTTGTCGGCCTTTCTGCTTGATGTATTTGGACCAAAACACCCAGCACTGAAGATTACCCGCAGATATGCATTTGCACATATTCTTACAG TTCTCCAATGTGCCACAGTGATAGGGTTCTGCTACTGGGCATCAGAGCTAATCTTGGCACTTCAGCAACAACACAAGAAGTATCATGGTTCTCGTGTCTACGTGACCTTTGCAGTCAGCTTTTATTTGGTGGCAGGAGCCGGAGGAGCATCCATCCTAGCAACAGCTGCTAACCTGTTGCGACACTACCCAACAGAGGAAGAGGAACAAGCACTGGAACTGCTCTCAGAGATGGAAGAGAATGAACCATATCCAGTAGAATATGAGATTGTTAATCAGTTCCAACCTCCCCCTGCATACACACCTTGA